The following are encoded together in the Lathyrus oleraceus cultivar Zhongwan6 chromosome 3, CAAS_Psat_ZW6_1.0, whole genome shotgun sequence genome:
- the LOC127127289 gene encoding WRKY DNA-binding transcription factor 70: protein MENENLGHDRGKVIDELLRGRELANQLRDILNESGDVDDNNGSTTPFAEHLLKEVLMTFTNSLLFLNNTQTSEDVQLTKSEDSLESNCKSSSIVKERRGCYKRRKVSQTWEKESEYLGEDGHQWRKYGQKTILNTKFPRNYYRCTHKIEQGCKATKQVQKIQEDPPLHKTTYYGHHTCRILQSPEIIVDSSLSPSHHSSMFLSFDNSFPTPAKQDCRFLSSPSYPSTSLSIISSLKRECKEEIVHPPPSSSANDYYLSGLTFDDSEKDVTLSSTLDSHQLGVNIPDILYDDVLNWPLS from the exons atggaaaatgaaaatcTAGGTCATGACCGTGGGAAGGTGATTGATGAGCTATTAAGAGGACGTGAACTTGCAAATCAACTTAGAGATATCCTCAATGAAAGTGGTGATGTTGATGATAATAATGGATCAACAACACCATTTGCTGAACATCTTTTGAAGGAAGTGCTTATGACCTTTACCAATTCACTTTTGTTCTTGAACAATACTCAAACTTCAGAGGATGTGCAACTCACCAAATCTGAAGATTCTTTAGAGAGTAATTGCAAGAGTTCTTCCATTGTTAAGGAACGAAGAGGCTGTTACAAAAGAAG AAAAGTTTCACAAACATGGGAGAAGGAATCTGAATATCTAGGGGAAGATGGTCATCAATGGAGAAAGTATGGTCAAAAAACTATCCTCAACACCAAATTCCCAAG GAACTACTACAGGTGCACTCACAAAATTGAACAAGGTTGCAAAGCAACAAAACAAGTGCAAAAAATTCAAGAGGATCCACCTCTTCACAAAACAACTTACTATGGTCATCACACTTGTAGAATCTTACAAAGCCCTGAGATCATTGTGGATTCATCACTTTCTCCTTCTCATCACTCTTCCATGTTCCTTAGCTTTGACAACTCTTTCCCAACACCAGCCAAACAAGACTGCCGTTTTCTCTCATCACCTTCTTATCCATCAACATCATTATCAATAATATCATCATTGAAAAGGGAGTGCAAGGAAGAGATTGTTCATCCTCCTCCTTCATCTTCAGCTAATGATTATTACCTCTCTGGACTCACTTTTGATGATTCAGAAAAGGATGTCACACTATCATCAACCCTTGATTCTCATCAACTAGGTGTCAATATTCCTGATATCTTGTATGATGATGTCCTTAACTGGCCTCTTTCTTGA